A genomic window from Candidatus Pelagisphaera phototrophica includes:
- a CDS encoding adenosine deaminase family protein: MKRQSQLNAFLQSLPKAEHHLHIEGACPWEIMTQSDPQQFDTPPPSWSEDYRFKTFDDFEQLIFKYVVPWMTNPERYAQTVEELFKVRRAENTRYMEFSFAGIALEFTGLSAREIAKSIKAVVPEDIEARLYIGLHHGGFSKNQDRYLSEILDTPEIDGIDLHGPEEFPLQDWSKEFWKAAKSAGKALKAHAGELSGPSSVREAIEDLGVTKIQHGINAVKDPGVLDLAVQSGASFDICPISNVKLQNVSQMSAHPLFEIEAAGIPCTLNTDDPFIFGNTLTDDYLAVAQGLNATPEQLAQFARNSFTTADLPDHAKKEAIAEIDTRLQTHLERSH, translated from the coding sequence ATGAAACGCCAATCCCAACTGAACGCATTCCTCCAATCGCTCCCGAAAGCAGAGCACCACCTTCACATCGAGGGAGCTTGTCCTTGGGAAATCATGACGCAATCCGACCCTCAGCAGTTCGATACCCCTCCTCCATCCTGGTCCGAAGACTACCGTTTTAAGACCTTCGACGACTTCGAGCAGTTGATTTTCAAGTACGTCGTTCCGTGGATGACGAACCCCGAACGCTATGCCCAGACAGTCGAGGAACTCTTCAAGGTTCGCCGTGCCGAGAACACTCGTTACATGGAATTCAGCTTCGCCGGGATCGCTCTGGAATTCACCGGTCTCTCCGCTCGCGAAATCGCGAAATCCATCAAGGCAGTCGTGCCTGAAGATATAGAAGCACGGCTTTATATCGGTCTACATCATGGGGGATTCTCCAAAAATCAAGATCGCTATTTGAGCGAGATATTGGATACGCCGGAAATCGACGGAATCGATTTGCACGGCCCAGAGGAATTCCCCCTGCAGGATTGGTCGAAGGAGTTTTGGAAAGCAGCCAAATCCGCCGGAAAAGCACTCAAAGCTCACGCTGGAGAACTCTCGGGACCGAGCTCCGTCAGAGAAGCGATCGAGGACCTTGGGGTCACCAAAATTCAACATGGAATCAACGCGGTCAAAGACCCAGGCGTTCTCGATCTCGCCGTTCAATCCGGAGCTAGTTTCGACATCTGTCCAATCAGCAACGTAAAACTCCAAAACGTATCCCAGATGTCGGCCCATCCCCTTTTCGAAATCGAAGCCGCTGGTATTCCCTGCACCCTAAATACAGATGATCCGTTCATTTTCGGCAACACGTTGACTGATGACTACCTGGCCGTCGCCCAGGGTTTGAATGCCACGCCTGAACAACTCGCTCAGTTTGCCAGGAATAGCTTTACAACCGCTGACCTTCCGGATCACGCAAAGAAAGAGGCGATAGCGGAAATCGATACCCGGCTGCAAACCCATCTCGAGCGCTCCCACTAA
- a CDS encoding LOG family protein encodes MPIVRLSGTVEGECDANRESRARMLYTLFANGWDIYNSNGDQRITLSNIERKIQESDAFVFMPGASLEDLFKAVSIFVGYQTLDPHLFGKATSILNTDDSWDPLLELLDNLQEIGAIRQDYRQFLLIAQSPSEVLKCVDRVRVEGLPDVGREKVTTNHSDSFSNPRPEDYRANVCIFCSASMENPSYLSEGYELGRLLAENKLGCVSGAGTTGVMGEVVKGAAEAGGWVAGSNVPHIIELEGLPEGLSAFWLTPDIYTRMEAMIENSDKFVIFPGGAGTVQEMFALLILKAAENPMMKGKSIIIYNRPVAGSTDGYWDRLLVLLEPWKDANLFAVETELDGLIDNLGNLNGKA; translated from the coding sequence ATGCCAATTGTAAGATTATCAGGAACGGTCGAAGGCGAGTGCGACGCCAATCGCGAATCTAGAGCGCGGATGTTGTACACCCTTTTCGCCAACGGGTGGGATATTTATAATTCCAATGGAGATCAGAGGATAACGCTTTCGAACATCGAGCGTAAGATACAGGAGTCCGATGCGTTTGTGTTTATGCCAGGAGCATCTCTAGAAGACTTGTTTAAGGCCGTATCCATATTCGTAGGCTACCAGACCTTGGATCCGCATCTGTTTGGCAAAGCGACCTCGATTTTAAATACGGACGATTCCTGGGATCCGCTACTCGAGCTTTTAGACAACCTGCAAGAAATCGGCGCCATTAGGCAAGATTATCGCCAATTTCTGTTGATCGCCCAGTCTCCCAGCGAAGTGCTGAAGTGCGTAGATCGGGTCCGGGTGGAAGGGCTGCCCGATGTCGGAAGGGAAAAGGTGACGACCAATCACAGCGATTCGTTCAGCAATCCGAGACCGGAAGATTATCGAGCGAACGTATGCATTTTCTGTTCCGCTTCGATGGAGAATCCATCGTATCTGAGCGAAGGCTACGAATTGGGCAGGCTTCTCGCCGAAAACAAGCTGGGATGCGTTTCAGGAGCCGGTACAACCGGTGTCATGGGAGAAGTCGTCAAGGGCGCTGCCGAAGCTGGGGGATGGGTCGCGGGGTCCAATGTGCCGCATATTATAGAGCTGGAAGGGCTGCCGGAAGGGCTTTCCGCGTTCTGGCTGACTCCCGATATCTACACTAGGATGGAGGCCATGATCGAGAACTCCGATAAGTTCGTCATTTTCCCTGGCGGGGCTGGAACGGTGCAAGAAATGTTCGCCTTGCTTATACTAAAAGCTGCGGAAAACCCTATGATGAAAGGTAAGAGCATAATCATCTACAATCGACCGGTGGCGGGATCGACTGACGGGTATTGGGACCGTCTTCTCGTTTTGCTCGAGCCCTGGAAAGATGCGAACCTCTTTGCCGTAGAAACGGAATTGGACGGGCTGATTGATAACTTAGGGAACTTAAATGGAAAGGCGTAG
- a CDS encoding VOC family protein has protein sequence MPDNAQLDIFQFALLVSDYDEAIHYYTEVLGFDLIEDTDLGSGKRWVRVAPAGSSCSLLLAKAKNENQARYIGNQTGGRVFLFMRTDDFQNVYRSYRKKNVRFVEEPRDEAFGQVVVFEDLYGNLWDLIGEKKT, from the coding sequence ATGCCCGACAATGCTCAACTGGACATATTCCAATTCGCCTTGCTAGTCTCTGATTATGACGAAGCTATCCACTACTACACCGAAGTTCTCGGATTCGACCTTATTGAGGATACCGATCTGGGCAGTGGCAAACGATGGGTGCGCGTCGCCCCCGCAGGATCCAGTTGCTCTTTGCTATTGGCAAAAGCTAAAAACGAGAATCAGGCCCGATACATCGGAAATCAGACTGGCGGACGGGTTTTCCTGTTTATGCGTACCGACGATTTTCAGAACGTCTATCGGAGCTACAGGAAAAAGAACGTACGCTTCGTGGAAGAACCTCGCGATGAAGCCTTCGGACAGGTCGTCGTGTTCGAAGATCTGTATGGAAACTTGTGGGACTTGATCGGGGAAAAGAAAACGTAA
- a CDS encoding amidohydrolase family protein, protein MLPLREKDGLIMLRGALLNPLSDTECEYYFDALIVARSVHGVTTIEEVGEASDIAQQHGWHLEEFPQSEGVILPAFYDIHFHWVQDDVRHKPKTSLLEWLETHTFPEEARFSESAYCETKAAYFWSRIIATGTIGGLCYSSIHSTALEAAMRHAPDGFRIGNVLMNMSCPEYLKQSTEDAIQSIHDGANAYENRYCVTPRFAPTTSPDLMSAGARLAKENGLFMQTHLCETNDEIKHTLNLYKNIPGFEDIHTYTEIYARCDLLGPKTIMGHSIHFEQGEWYMLARSDTAIASCPTSNAPIEDLGLGSGLFDFEKAEAEGIRWALGSDIGGGPYLCMFDVIDSFERQNRAAGKNGNHHIRALYRSTLASAGILGFGDHRGNLSVGKRLDCIQCTAKRGIEPDATSASVLKAVIGQASERGRFEELVLSTVVNGAIIYEASR, encoded by the coding sequence ATGCTACCTTTGCGGGAAAAAGATGGACTCATAATGCTGCGCGGTGCCTTGCTAAATCCCCTAAGCGACACCGAGTGCGAATACTATTTCGACGCGCTGATCGTCGCCCGTTCAGTGCATGGAGTTACGACCATAGAAGAGGTCGGAGAGGCCAGCGACATCGCTCAACAGCACGGCTGGCACCTAGAGGAGTTTCCGCAATCGGAAGGCGTTATTCTTCCCGCGTTCTACGACATCCATTTTCATTGGGTCCAAGACGATGTTCGCCACAAGCCGAAGACGTCGCTACTGGAATGGCTCGAAACGCACACGTTTCCCGAAGAAGCACGCTTTTCCGAATCCGCCTACTGCGAAACAAAGGCCGCCTACTTTTGGTCGCGCATCATCGCTACTGGTACGATTGGCGGACTGTGCTACAGTTCCATTCATTCCACCGCTTTGGAAGCCGCGATGCGCCACGCCCCTGACGGCTTTCGCATCGGAAATGTTCTCATGAACATGAGCTGCCCCGAATACCTGAAGCAATCGACGGAAGACGCGATTCAATCCATTCATGACGGAGCCAACGCCTACGAAAATCGCTACTGCGTCACCCCTCGCTTCGCTCCCACTACCAGTCCCGATCTCATGTCCGCGGGTGCCCGACTGGCAAAGGAAAACGGGTTGTTCATGCAGACCCATCTGTGCGAGACAAATGACGAAATAAAACACACACTCAATCTTTACAAAAATATTCCGGGTTTTGAAGACATTCACACCTACACTGAAATCTACGCTCGCTGTGATTTGCTTGGACCGAAAACCATAATGGGCCACTCTATACACTTTGAACAGGGTGAATGGTATATGCTTGCTAGATCTGACACCGCGATTGCAAGCTGTCCAACCTCTAACGCGCCCATAGAAGACTTGGGCCTTGGATCAGGCTTATTTGACTTTGAAAAAGCCGAAGCCGAGGGAATTCGCTGGGCACTTGGCTCTGATATTGGAGGCGGTCCCTATTTATGTATGTTCGATGTCATTGACTCTTTTGAACGGCAGAATCGTGCTGCCGGAAAAAACGGCAATCACCACATCAGAGCACTTTACAGATCCACCCTGGCCAGTGCAGGAATCCTCGGCTTCGGTGACCATCGAGGTAATTTATCTGTGGGCAAACGACTAGATTGTATCCAATGCACGGCAAAGCGGGGAATTGAGCCGGATGCAACCTCTGCGAGTGTGCTAAAAGCGGTTATAGGACAAGCTTCTGAACGAGGACGATTTGAGGAACTGGTTTTGTCGACTGTTGTCAATGGGGCAATTATCTATGAAGCCTCAAGGTAA
- a CDS encoding 5'-methylthioadenosine/S-adenosylhomocysteine nucleosidase, translating into MTTLAADDREPLYLVLGAVPQETKSIIAALADRERGELAGLEYFEGRLGENLVVVSLTGVGKSYTGMVTALFLQEFKPDAAFMTGTGARINPQLRTGDVILPTSVFLHDYGSLGEAGITMAGLQPPSVPNEAPLLDNDFGIPSEMHAKALKLIETYEKHSVEVDGESYSVKIGPGRVTSGDFFGVPQSRIDVLRSMNVDIMEMESATFALVCGHFGTPFLVVRSGSNLAQATPSDDYLTYGPIAAYSSAKTTTYLVSNW; encoded by the coding sequence ATGACGACGCTAGCAGCTGACGATCGAGAGCCTCTTTATTTGGTTCTTGGGGCGGTGCCTCAGGAGACCAAATCTATCATCGCGGCCTTGGCTGATCGCGAAAGAGGGGAGCTGGCTGGATTGGAATATTTTGAAGGGAGACTGGGAGAAAATCTGGTTGTCGTGTCATTGACCGGCGTTGGAAAATCCTACACGGGAATGGTAACAGCTTTGTTCCTGCAAGAGTTCAAGCCGGATGCAGCCTTTATGACAGGGACCGGCGCTCGCATAAATCCCCAACTCAGAACGGGAGACGTTATTCTGCCAACGAGCGTTTTTCTCCACGACTACGGAAGCTTGGGCGAGGCCGGTATTACTATGGCAGGCCTGCAGCCACCTTCCGTTCCCAATGAGGCTCCGCTCTTGGATAACGATTTCGGGATACCCTCTGAAATGCATGCTAAAGCCCTGAAACTGATAGAGACTTATGAGAAGCACTCGGTAGAAGTAGATGGAGAAAGCTATAGCGTGAAAATCGGTCCTGGTCGGGTTACTTCAGGGGACTTTTTTGGAGTGCCACAAAGTCGTATCGACGTGTTGCGATCGATGAATGTGGACATCATGGAAATGGAATCCGCAACCTTCGCATTGGTGTGCGGACACTTTGGGACGCCGTTTCTAGTAGTGCGATCGGGAAGCAACTTAGCCCAGGCGACGCCAAGCGACGACTATCTGACCTACGGTCCGATCGCCGCTTACTCATCCGCCAAGACAACGACCTATTTGGTTTCTAACTGGTAG